DNA from Terriglobus tenax:
TGCCGCTGCACCACCGCGGCTTTTGTATGCAGCGCGCCGGAGACCAGAACCTTGTCCACAAAAACCTGCTCGCCCTCGGTCACATCCAGCGAGACATTCACCTCGCTGCCATCCTCATTGGCTTTGGCCTGGTGCACATCCACGCGCGCCTGGTCAAAACCATGGCTCAGGTAGTACCCCAGCACCGCATCGCGGTCGCCCGAAAGCGTAATCAACGAATACGGCTGTCCCTGCTGCGCGTTCATCAGTCCCCGCAGTTCGTCCTTCCGTGCCGGGTCTACGCCGTTCAGCGCAACCTCTCCGAACTTCTGCTGAGGACCTTCCACCACCGTCAGCTTCACACGAATCTGCGCAGACTTCTTGTTCTGCTCCACATCCTGCACATCGGTCTTCACATCCGCCTGGCTGAATCCGTTCGCACGGTACAGCGCCTGGATCGCCGCAACATCGGCCGCCAGCAACTGCTGGCTATAGCGGCCCACGCGGTTGTAAGCGTCCGCATGCACCACCTGCATACGCTCCTTCAGCGTGTCCAGGTCAAAGTACTTGTTGCCGGTAATATCCACGGCAATAACCTTGTGCTTGCGGTTGTTATGAATGGTGTAGGTCACCGTCTCCTGCTGGGTGCCGGCGCCGGTACGCACGGAGGTCACCTCCGCATCGAAGTACCCCTTCCGCTGCAGCGACTCCTTAATATTGTGCGAGCCTTCATTGATCAGGTCGTTATCGACCGCGCTCTCTTCATAAATCGGAACCAGCTTCTTCAACTGTCGCGTGGAGAGCTTATCGCCCACCGTCTCCACCTTCACCAGGGGGCCTTGGTTGGCGTTGAATTTATAGTCCAGCTGCTTCCGCTGCTCGTTGTATTTGGAGTCTTCAAGAGCGATCGTCGCTTCCAGGCGATCATTCTTCTGGTAACGCTTCCTCAGCCTCGTGAAGGCATTCGACACCGTGTCGCGGTTGACCTTGGTCTTTTCCTTCAGCTTGCCGCGCTTGCGGAACTCCTCCAGCGTCATGCCCGGCTCTCCGGACAGATCCACCTGCCCGACGCGCGCCTGCGGTCCAATCTGCACCGTGTAGGAGACGTCCACCTGCTTTTCCGCCTCAATGACCCTCGTCTGGGGCGTCACCGTCGGCGTGTAGTAGCCGTTCTGCTGCAGGGACTGGCGAATTCCGTCCGCGCCTGCCGCCACCTTCGCCTGCTGGAACGGAGTTCCCGGCTGCAGTTGCGTTGCGTACTCCAGAATGCTGGTCAGCCGCTCGTTGCTGACGCCAAGAATCTCAATTCTGCCCACGAAGAAGCGCGCCGACCCGTAAAAAATCAGCGTTACCGCATCACCATGGCGCACACCCCGCAATTCAATATTGCGGTACAGGCCTGAGGCATACAGACGGCGCGTCGTCTCCTGCAGGCCTGCCGGATCCAGCACCTGCCCTTCATGCACGGGCAGGTCCGCAATCAGACCCTGCTGTTGCTCCAGCGTCACACCTTCAAATTCAATTTTGTCGACCTGCAGGCCGCGCAGGCTCCAGATGCCACTGGCAGCCGTCGGAGGCGCGGGAGCCTGCGGAGACTGGTCAGCCTCCGCCGCGGTGACAAAAGCCTGTCCCGCCTGCCCGGATGCAGATGCTCCAGCACATGCCAGCAGCAGGCACGCAAGCACGTTCCGCTCCCACCGCAATCTGCTCCTGGTCCAAAACACGCGCGCCCTTGCTTCCCTTCAATCCATTTCCTGTGATGCCGCAGAAGGACACGCCTGGCGTCCGCTCCTTAGACTACCTGCTGGCCACCTGCTGCTGCTCACAGTTTTCAGGTTGGATGCAAGCATCGCTCCACCAGTCAACCGGCAGGGACCATAGAACTTTCCCTATACTAAGGTCTGTGGCACCCGTATCTTCCGTTACTTCCGAGACCATTGCCGAGCGTTATTCCCGGCAGGTCCTGTTTGCGCCCATCGGCGCCTCCGGACAGCAGAAGCTTGCCTCGGCGCACGTTGCCATTGTGGGCTGCGGAGCCACCGGAGCAGCCTCCGCTGCCCTGCTCGCCCGCGCCGGAGTCGGCACACTTACCCTGATCGACCGCGACTTCGTCGAAGAGTCCAACCTGCAGCGCCAGGTGCTCTTTGAAGAAGAGGATGCCCGGAACGCCACTCCAAAGGCAGAGGCCGCCCGCCGGCGCATCGCCGCCTTCAATAGCGATGTCGTCGTCCATGCGCACATCGCCGATCTTGTTCCCGGCAATATCCACCAGTTGCTGGCAGGCGCGCAGATTATTCTGGACGCCACCGACAACTTCGAAACCCGCTACCTGGTCAACGATTACGCCGTCCAGCAGAACACCCCGTGGATCTACGCCGCGGCCATCGCTTCGTATGCGGCCAGCATGAATATTCTGCCCGGAGAAACGGCCTGCCTCGCCTGCCTTTTCCCCAAGCCGCCCTCGGGCACGGTGGAAACCTGCGACACCGCCGGAATTCTGAATACTGCCGTCAACTTTGCCGCCTCCCTGCAGGTGACGGAGACGCTGAAATACCTGACCGGCGACCTGGCCGCAATGCGCCGCACCCTGCTCTCCTACGATCTGTGGACCAACGAGCGCAGCGAAATCCGCGCCCATAAGCCCGATCCGGAGTGCGAGGTCTGCGGGAAACACCAGTTCGTGCATCTTTCCGGTGATGCGCGGCCCCACATCACCCTCTGCGGACGGAACTCCGTCCAGATTCACGAGCACAACCGCCCGGTGGACTTCGCCGAGCTTACCGCTCGCCTCGCCCCGCACGGAACGGTTCGCAGCAACCAGTTGCTGCTGCGGTTTGAGCGCGCCCCGTTCACCATTACCGTCTTCCCCGACGGCCGCGCCCTCATCCAGGGAACCACAGACCCCGTCCAGGCCCGCACCCTCTACGCGCGCTATATCGGCTCCTGAACACCAGCATTTCCCCTGGTCCACCTGAGCCGTAGCGAAGGACTCTGCTTGTCTATTTGCAGGCTCCTGCCAAGGCAACTCAACGCCTTCGAATCGCTTCCAATTCTGTTATAGCCACACGATGGCGTCAGCCAACTCCTATCCGATCTGCCTATGCTGCTGTACGATGGGTTTCCTGACGCATACTTCTACGCACTGACCAACCCGGCTCCACGAAGCCCCCAACATACCCTATGCAACTTCAAGGCAGGACGATGACCCAGACCAACGCGACGCCCGGCATGTTTAAGCGCAATCCGCCCATCGCCGGTGAGGCTGATGCGCTGGAGCGCGCTAAAAATGGCGATCCGGATGCATTTGCCAAGCTCTACGCTCTGCATAAGCGCCGCGTATATACGCTTTGTCTCCGCATGCTCGGCAATGTTTCTGAAGCAGAAGATATGACGCAGGAGGCCTTCCTGCACCTGTTCCGCAAGCTCGGCAGCTTCCGCGGCGAGAGCGCCTTTTCCACATGGCTGCACCGCCTGACCGTGAACCTGGTCCTGATGCACCTTCGCAAGAAGGGTTTGCAACTGGTTTCTCTTGAAGAGACCATCAATCCCAGCGAAGAAGATGCGCCAAAGCGCGACTTCGGCACCGCCGACCCCCAGCTCTCCGGCTCGGTTGACCGCGTCGCCCTGGAGCGCGCCATCGCCACCCTTCCCCCCGGCTACCGTCTGGTCTTCGTTCTGCACGACATTGAAGGCTACGAACATAATGAGATTGCTGCCATGCTTGAGTGCTCCACTGGCAACTCCAAATCACAGTTGCATAAAGCCCGCCTCAAGCTTCGTGAGCTCCTCAAACAGAGCGAGTTGACCGCGCGGCAGGAGGTTGCCTAAGTGTCTGAATCCACACAATCGATCCGAACCATCTCCTGCGCGGAGTTCCAGGAACAGTTGCCGGAACTTTTTGCCAATGCCAAGGGCGGCAAGATCTCCGATAACCCGATCTACGCGGAACATCTGCGGACCTGCGACAACTGCTCTGCCCTGGTCCGTGACCTGGAATACATCGCCGAGCAGGCCCGCCTGCTGCTGGACCCGGGCAGCGAAGCCGAGCCCTCAGACGACGTATGGTCCAACATCCAGTCCGCCCTCGCCACCAGCGAGAACAACGGCGGCGGCGGCAAGCCCAACGGCAGTTCGCCTCATTAAGTCTGGACTTCTGATAACAAAAGGGGCGCGACCTAGGTCGCGCCCCTTTTGTTGGGTGGATTTATCCCTGCGTCCGAGCCCGCTCAATGGCCCGCACCACGGCGCGTGATTTGTTCACGCACTCCTGGAACTCCTTCTCGGGCACCGAGTCGGCCACGATGCCGGCGCCGGATTGGATATGGCCTTGTTTGCCGTGCATGAATAAAGTACGGATGGCGATACAGGAGTCCAGATTGCCGGAGAAATCGGCGTAGAAGATACTGCCGCCGTAGACACCGCGGCGTGCAGGCTCCAGCTCCTCAATCACTTCCATCGCCCGGATCTTCGGAGCGCCGGAAAGCGTTCCGGCCGGGAAGCAGGCCTTGAAGGCATCCATGGGGCTAAGTTCTTTCCTGAGAGTGCCTTCGATGGAGCTGACCATGTGCATGACGTGCGAGTAGCGCTCGACGAACATAAGGTCCGTCACCTTCACCGACCCAAACTCGGAGACGCGGCCCACGTCGTTGCGGCCCAGGTCGACCAGCATGACGTGCTCGGCGACTTCCTTCGGATCCTGCCGCATATGTAATTCAAAAGAAAGG
Protein-coding regions in this window:
- a CDS encoding POTRA domain-containing protein, encoding MLACLLLACAGASASGQAGQAFVTAAEADQSPQAPAPPTAASGIWSLRGLQVDKIEFEGVTLEQQQGLIADLPVHEGQVLDPAGLQETTRRLYASGLYRNIELRGVRHGDAVTLIFYGSARFFVGRIEILGVSNERLTSILEYATQLQPGTPFQQAKVAAGADGIRQSLQQNGYYTPTVTPQTRVIEAEKQVDVSYTVQIGPQARVGQVDLSGEPGMTLEEFRKRGKLKEKTKVNRDTVSNAFTRLRKRYQKNDRLEATIALEDSKYNEQRKQLDYKFNANQGPLVKVETVGDKLSTRQLKKLVPIYEESAVDNDLINEGSHNIKESLQRKGYFDAEVTSVRTGAGTQQETVTYTIHNNRKHKVIAVDITGNKYFDLDTLKERMQVVHADAYNRVGRYSQQLLAADVAAIQALYRANGFSQADVKTDVQDVEQNKKSAQIRVKLTVVEGPQQKFGEVALNGVDPARKDELRGLMNAQQGQPYSLITLSGDRDAVLGYYLSHGFDQARVDVHQAKANEDGSEVNVSLDVTEGEQVFVDKVLVSGALHTKAAVVQRQIELRPNEPLDQSALLNTQRNLYNLALFSEVNTAVQNPDGRVDRKNVLVQMKEAKRWDVTYGFGFEVQTGTPQTNCNAQLSLNPNADCRQEGKAGVSPRVSLDVTRINLRGTDQSLTMHVTYGLLEQIATATFSLPHFRNKRSLDASISGGYSNVRNISTYASKQLQGSTKLTQRLSRADTVIYDFTYRRVTVDQSSLQITANLIPLLSQPVKVGGPGLTFLHDTRQPSPLDASKGLFLSVQNFFSNHVFGSDVDFNRTDITNSTYYAFGKKSRYVFARNTRFGFISTLGPNPQLEGNSTCAGQGQGQVVTDPSCIAVPLPERLYAGGATSHRGFPINGAGPRDLTTGYPVGGDGVFVNTFELRMPGPVLPIVNDNLQVVLFHDMGNAFINVSDIWKSFGRFRQPNESTCKNFSVTKGVCDFNYFSHALGMGARYKTPVGPLRVDFSYNLNPPYYPVINDYSLPYPLVHGYSGRASHFNFFFSIGQTF
- a CDS encoding RNA polymerase sigma factor; translation: MQLQGRTMTQTNATPGMFKRNPPIAGEADALERAKNGDPDAFAKLYALHKRRVYTLCLRMLGNVSEAEDMTQEAFLHLFRKLGSFRGESAFSTWLHRLTVNLVLMHLRKKGLQLVSLEETINPSEEDAPKRDFGTADPQLSGSVDRVALERAIATLPPGYRLVFVLHDIEGYEHNEIAAMLECSTGNSKSQLHKARLKLRELLKQSELTARQEVA
- a CDS encoding ThiF family adenylyltransferase; this encodes MAPVSSVTSETIAERYSRQVLFAPIGASGQQKLASAHVAIVGCGATGAASAALLARAGVGTLTLIDRDFVEESNLQRQVLFEEEDARNATPKAEAARRRIAAFNSDVVVHAHIADLVPGNIHQLLAGAQIILDATDNFETRYLVNDYAVQQNTPWIYAAAIASYAASMNILPGETACLACLFPKPPSGTVETCDTAGILNTAVNFAASLQVTETLKYLTGDLAAMRRTLLSYDLWTNERSEIRAHKPDPECEVCGKHQFVHLSGDARPHITLCGRNSVQIHEHNRPVDFAELTARLAPHGTVRSNQLLLRFERAPFTITVFPDGRALIQGTTDPVQARTLYARYIGS